The following proteins come from a genomic window of Crassostrea angulata isolate pt1a10 chromosome 1, ASM2561291v2, whole genome shotgun sequence:
- the LOC128183523 gene encoding cytochrome P450 3A11-like codes for MVTLVLLVLALVTLIAFFVFSRRRHNLFKQLNIPGPEPTRFLGIIPRIKEKGIAKTDLELIAKYGQNVGVFVGHRPVLLTSDADVIQEVCVKKFQCFRNRASILNLGCTLEAAVALAKDEKWEFLRRRLAPLFSPSKLQTSGVLAIVNESAAELADYIQELSASEKKDFDFYTACAYFSMDVLCSSLFGHHVTSHKNPGEDFVKKVLEAFEAGNKTIIKPVTLCAILPALRHWFWYRNFNPISKKTREFFDCHMVAEIERRGTVENRCKDLLQSMLEADGNSNTTGDRNGKCLDLSLSELTANSLFFVLSGYETVANALALTVLCLAEHPECQKKLTGEIRAGLGTRNSTPQKDTLTNYENIQKLKYLDQCVNESLRLFPPFLRFNRSTNKESLINGITIPKGLDVAVSVYAVHHNSNVWDEPEKFDPDRFSEEKLTPSQKSHFLPFGLGPRDCFGKDFALMEVKIALVHLLQRYEVSTLPETEYPPVLEKGNFSKAENGIKLKFSERKQ; via the exons ATGGTGACACTAGTACTGCTGGTTCTCGCATTGGTCACACTGATTGCTTTCTTTGT TTTCAGCAGGAGAAGACACAATCTCTTTAAACAGCTGAACATCCCTGGTCCAGAACCAACCAGATTTCTGGGAATCATTCCCCGAATCAAAGAAAAG gGCATTGCTAAAACAGATTTGGAGCTAATTGCGAAATATGGACAAAATGTAGG CGTATTTGTCGGTCATAGGCCAGTGTTGCTGACCAGTGATGCTGACGTCATTCAAGAAGTGTGTGTGAAGAAGTTCCAATGTTTCCGGAACAGAGCG AGTATCTTAAACCTGGGTTGTACTCTAGAGGCCGCAGTTGCTTTGGCCAAAGATGAGAAGTGGGAATTCCTCCGCCGAAGGTTAGCGCCACTGTTCTCACCCTCCAAACTCCAAACGTCGGGC gTTTTAGCTATTGTGAATGAGAGCGCCGCAGAATTAGCAGATTATATTCAGGAACTAAGTGCGTCCGAGAAAAaagactttgatttttatac GGCATGTGCATATTTTTCCATGGACGTATTGTGCTCATCACTATTTGGGCACCACGTGACAAGTCATAAAAACCCAGGAGAGGATTTTGTCAAAAAAGTTCTTGAAGCGTTCGAAGCTGGaaataaaacaatcattaaACCTGTTACGTTATGtg CAATACTTCCCGCATTGCGCCATTGGTTCTGGTATCGAAATTTCAACCCAATTTCCAAGAAGACGCGCGAGTTCTTTGATTGTCACATGGTTGCGGAGATAGAAAGGAGGGGCACCGTTGAGAAC AGATGCAAGGATCTTTTGCAAAGCATGCTTGAGGCTGACGGCAATTCAAACACTACTGGAGACCGGAACGGGAAATGTCTAG ATCTAAGCCTTTCCGAGCTTACGGCTAATAGTTTATTTTTCGTCTTGTCCGGATACGAAACAGTGGCTAATGCGTTGGCGCTGACAGTTTTATGTCTAGCAGAACATCCTGAATGCCAAAAGAAATTGACGGGCGAAATTAGAGCAGGTTTAGGGACAAGGAACTCTACACCACAGAAAGAC ACTCTTACAAATTACGAAAATATACAGAAATTGAAATATCTAGATCAATGTGTTAATGAAAGTCTTCGGCTGTTTCCACCATTTCTGAG GTTTAATAGAAGCACGAATAAGGAAAGCTTAATTAACGGAATAACGATCCCGAAGGGTCTTGACGTCGCTGTGTCTGTGTATGCTGTTCATCACAACAGTAACGTCTGGGATGAGCCAGAGAAGTTCGATCCCGACag attttcgGAGGAAAAGCTCACACCGTCTCAAAAAAGCCATTTCCTACCCTTTGGACTTGGTCCAAGAGATTGTTTCGGGAAGGATTTTGCTCTAATGGAGGTTAAAATAGCGCTGGTTCATTTGTTGCAGCGATATGAAGTTTCAACACTTCCTGAGACAGAA taTCCACCAGTTCTGGAAAAAGGAAACTTTTCCAAGGCGGAAAATGGAAtcaagctgaaattttcagagcgtAAACAGTGa